In the genome of Actinomycetota bacterium, the window CCGAGGGTGGCGATCCTGCTGCTGTTGCATTCGATGCGGTATCCACGGCGACGGCCGCGGACATCGACACTGCTGTGATCGACACTGCTGGTCGTCTGCACACCAAGACCGGCTTGATGGATGAACTTGGCAAGGTCAAGCGTGTCATTGAGAAGCAGTCTCCGGTCGATGAGGTTCTGCTGGTTCTTGATGCCACCACAGGACAGAACGGATTGGTGCAGGCCAGGGTCTTTGCAGACGTGGTAGACATCACCGGAGTAGTACTGACAAAGCTCGACGGAACGGCCCGCGGCGGTATTGTCATCGCTGTTCAACGTGAGTTGGGTGTGCCGGTGAAACTCGTGGGACTCGGCGAGGGTCCCGATGACCTGGCACCCTTTGATGCAGTTGCGTTCGTGGAGGCGATAGTCAATGGGTGAACCTGTGCTTGTTGAGGGCCCCAATGGTCGCGAACGACTCCTCTTGGCAACGGAAAGGGCCTTGAGAGCGGGTCGAGAGATTCGTGTCGCCGAAATCTGCAAAGAGGCCAAGGTCAGTGCGGCTCTCATCTACAAGTACTTCGATGACCGCGAGGATCTGATCGCCGAGGGCTACGGACGCATCTACCGCGGTCTGGTAACCGAAGATCTCGCAGGTCTGGCCAATTTCCCAACCGAGCCCGATGAACTGCGCGCTGCAATCCGAAATCAGGCTCGCCAAATCTTCAGTCGTGAGCGCGACGACATCAGATGGGCACGTTTGGAGGCGCTTTCGCACGCGCGCATCAATCCAGGAGTCGCCCGTCGCATTGAAAAGATCCGCACTGAGCTCGTTGAGGAATACGCCAACGTCTTGATGTCCTTCAAGGGTGCAGTGTTCACTCGTGATGAAGCAGCAACCATGTCGGTCATAGCTCTGGGTCTGGTGCTCGGTGTGACCGCGATGTCATATCAGGAACTTTCGGACGAAAAGCGCGACAGTCTCGCTGAAATGTGGTCCACGATGATGTTGGCCACCTTGGCCAAATTCACCGAATAGACGCCCGCCTTAATCCCTTGTGTTAACACACCCGTTACTTAGTCACTGATTTTGTGACAGGACGGTAATCATCTGCGCAGCAAAGGGAAACCTCCACCCGCGAACCTCCGCTTGTCGATTACGCGACCGAACACTTGTGGTTCGAAAGGAGACTGGAATGGAATCGGCTTTGAATACAGGCAACACTGCCTGGCTGCTCACCAGCGCTGCGCTGGTGTTGCTCATGATCCCCGGGCTGGCCTTCTTCTACGGCGGCATGGTCCGTATGAAGTCCGTCCTCAACATGCTCATGATGGTTATGGGTGCACTGTTCATCGTCGGTGTTCTGTGGGTGCTCTACGGCTACTCAATGGCCTTCGGCGCCTCCTATGGCTCGACCGGTCTGCTCGGTAACATCACCGAGTTCGCTGGGCTCGGACAGCTTCAAGGAGCTGCGCCGGTTGAAGGCTATGGCTATCCGCCGCTGGCTTTCGTCGCCTTCCAGGCCATGTTCGCCTGTCTGACTGTCGGTCTCATCGCCGGCGCAGTAGCCGATCGCATGAAGTTCTCCGCATGGCTGGTATTCGCGGGCATCTGGGCCACCTTGGTCTACTTCCCGGTTGCGCACTGGGTCTTCAATCTCAATTCTGAGACTGGCGGCTGGATCTTCAAGTACGGCGTCATCGACTTCGCCGGTGGTACGGCCGTCCATATCAATGCCGGTGTTGCCGGTCTTGCACTCTGCATCGTCCTTGGCAAGCGTCTTGGTTGGCCAAGGTCGCCAATGCGACCGCACAACCTCACCTTGGTGATGATCGGTGCCGCGCTGCTGTGGTTCGGATGGTTCGGCTTCAACGCAGGTTCTTCGACTGCAGCAGATGACTTTGCAGCTCAGGCGTTTATCAACACATTCGCCGCGACCTGCGCCGCAGCGATCGGCTGGCTCATCACTGAGAAGATTCGCGATGGACATGCCACTTCGTTGGGTGCGGCCTCGGGTGTTGTGGCCGGACTGGTTGCGATCACTCCAGCGTGTGCCGCAGTGAGCCCGGTCGGCGCACTGCTGCTGGGCCTCATCGCGGGTGTGCTCTGTGCACTGGCAGTGGGCTTGAAGTACGTCTTCAAGTTCGATGACTCGTTGGACGTCGTTGGTGTCCACTTGGTCGGTGGCCTCGTCGGCACCTTGCTCATCGGCTTCCTGGCTACGGATGCTTCTCCGACGGGCATCAACGGACTGTTCTACGGAGGCGGCATCGATCAGCTTGGCAAGCAGGCAGTTGGTGCTGGTGCTGTACTGGGCTACTCCCTGGTCATTACCCTGATCATCGCTGTCATCCTGAAGCTGGTCATGGGCATTCGGGTCACCGAAGAGCAGGAAATCTCCGGAATCGATGTCGCTGAGCACGCAGAAACTGGCTACGAGCTTGGTGATTCAGGTGGCGGCGGCGTCTTCGCCGGCATGGGACACGCAGCATCGCACTCAGAGGAAGGTTCGTCATGAAGTTGATCACCGCAATCATCAAGCCGTTCAAGCTTGAGGATGTCAAGGGTGCACTGGAGGCTGCGGGCATCCACGGCCTGACTGTGTCTGAGGCCTCCGGCTTCGGCCGGCAGCGTGGACACACCGAGGTCTACCGTGGAGCTGAATACACGGTTGATCTGGTGCCCAAGGTTCGTGTCGAGGTCGTCGTTGACGATGTTGATGCTGACCGCGTAGTCGACGCAATTGTTGGTGCCGCCCAGACCGGGCGCATCGGCGACGGCAAGGTCTGGGTCTCCTCAGTCGAAGCTGTCGTTCGGGTTCGTACCGGCGAGCGCGGCGCGGACGCACTGTAATTTCAACGGGCTACTGATGCGCGCCGATGCTGAGTTCATCAGCGCACGTGAAGCCATCGTGCGGCGTCCTGGGCCATTTGGTCCAGGACGCCGCACTGCTTTGACAGAACACACTGATGCCTGGCTGGCTGAGGTGTTCAAGGCCTCCCATCCATTGGCCGACGGCGTGTGTCTGGTCGCTGTGGGAGGGCATGGGCGCCAAGAGCTTGCGCCTGGCAGTGACGTAGATCTTGTCCTTCTTCATCGCATTGATCCCCGAAGAGCTGCCGCCATTGCTCAAGAGCTCTGGTACCCGATCTGGGATGCCGGTATTGCGCTGGATCACAGCGTGCGTACCGTTGCCGAAGCTCGCCGCCTGGCCAGCGAGGACATCAAGGTCATTCTTGGTCTGCTCGATCTTCGCGTGATCGCTGGTGATGTGACCATCGGTGAGCAGTTGCGCAAGGCGATATATGCCGACTGGCGAGCCACGGCACCCAAGCGCATTGGTGACCTTCGCGCCCTTGTCGATCAGCGCAAGGAGCTCTTCGGCGAGCTCAACACCATGCTTGAGCCAGACATCAAGGAGGCGTACGGCGGCCTGCGCGAGGCCACCGTGCTCCGTGCGATCGCAGCATCATGGATCACTGACATCACGCATTCACATTGGCAAGAAGGCGTGGACTACCTGCTTGATGTGCGTGATGCGCTGCATCAGGTCAGTCATCGCAGCAGCGACCGACTGTTGCTGCAGGAGCAGGATGCAGTGGCACAGGCCTTGGGGGTCGGCGATGCGGACGATCTCCTGCGCGGGGTGTACACCGCTGCAAGAGCAATTGCGTACTCATCTGACACAACGTGGCATCGCGTTGATCGGCTCACCGTGCGTTCCACCCGCTTCAGCATGAGGCCGGTTCGCAAGGGAAGCCCCGAGCGCGTGCCATTGACAGACGGTGTTGTCGTGCAGTCTGGCGAGGCGGTGCTGGCGATTGATGCTCGTCCTGAGAAGGACCCGGTGCTCATCCTCAGAGCGGCGGCCGCGGCTGCTCAAGCGGGGATTCCATTGGCCCCCCACACCGTCACACGTCTGGCGCAGGAAAGTGCTCCACTTCCCGATCCTTGGACACAGGCAGCACGCGACGCGTTCTTGTCCCTGCTCGGCGCCGGCATGCCAACCGTTCAGGTATGGGAGGCACTTGATCAAGCAGGCGTGATCTCCCGACTGATCCCTGGATGGGATGTGGTGCGAGCTGCTCCCCAACGCAATGCCCTCCACAAATACACAGTCGATCGCCACCTCATCGAATGCGTGGTGCAGGCCAGTGCCTTGACGCGCAATGTTGATCGACCGGATCTCCTTCTGCTCGGCGCGCTCTTCCATGACTTTGGCAAGGCTCGCGCGGGAGACCACAGTGAACTTGGTGCGACTCTGGTGGCGAGTGTTATGAAATCCATGGGTTACAGCGCCGCTGACATCGGCACGGTCTCGCTGCTCGTGCTGCATCACTTGATGCTTTCCGAGATCGCCACTCGACGAGATCTCGATGATCCAGCCACCGTGGCCTACGTGGCTGAGCGCATACCAGATCCGCAGATCCTTGACCTGCTTGCCGCGTTGACACAGGCCGATGCCATCGCAACTGGCCCCTCAATGTGGACCGCCTGGCGTCGAAATCTCGTTGACGAACTTGTGCGACGAACCCACGAAGCGATCGCGGGTCGGCCTCTTCCACAATTGCCGCACCTCACTGAGGATCAGCAGCTTGCTATCGCGCACGAAGGCATCTGGGTGGTGATGGCAGATACCGACGACGGCTATGAGCTGACTCTGGCTGCTCCCGATCGCATCGGACTGCTGGCGACGGTGGCTGGGGTGCTGGCCGTTCACCGTCTTCAAGTGCGATCCGCTCAGGTGATGACAGATGGGCAGCGAGCGGTGCAGGTATGGAATGTGCAGCCAATCTTCGGCGATCCGCCCGGCATCGAATTGTTGAGTGAAGAATTGCGCAGAGCCATTGACGGCTCCTTCGATGTCGCCGAACGTCTGCGCAAACGTGATGAGGCCTACAGCGCGAATGCGAAAGTTGCTGCGCCGCGCATTGAGGTGATCGAGACGGCGTCTGAGCGTTCAACTGTGCTGGAAGTGCGGGCCCACGATGCACCCGGATTGCTGTACCGCATCACCCGTGCGATTGCGTCAACTGATGCCGCGATCACAGGTGCCCGAGTGCAGACTCTGGGATCGGACGCCGTTGACGTGTTCTTCCTCGTTGATCGTCATGGCAAGGCGCTGAGCGATCAGCACGCAGCCGCAGTGAAGGTGACTGTGCTGGGTGAACTTCTGCAGCCATTACCCTGAACCCTGTGTTTGGCAACCTCTCTGATCGCCTGTCGGCGACCTTCAAGGGACTTCGAGGCAAGGGACGGCTCTCTGAAGCCGATGTCGATGCCACAGTTCGTGAGATCCGGATCGCACTCCTCGAGGCCGATGTTGCATTGCCGGTCGTGCGCGAGTTCTGTGCCACCGTCAAGACTCGAGCTTTGGAAGTCACGGCCTCTGGTGGGCTGAACCCGGCCCAGCAGGTCGTCAAGATCGTCCACGAGGAGCTGGTGGTCATCCTGGGCGGCGAAACCCGGACCATCCGATATGCAAAGAAGCCACCCACGGTCATCTTGCTTGCTGGCCTGCAGGGCGCCGGCAAGACGACCCTGGCCGGCAAGCTCGCCGTAGCCCTGAAGCGCGAGGGGCACACGCCGCTGCTGGTCGCCGCGGACCTTCAGCGTCCAAATGCGGTTGACCAGCTGAAAGTGGTGGCGCAACGCGCTGGTGTTGCAGTTTTCGCCCCCGAGCCCGGCAGCGGTATTGGCGATCCGGTCAAGGTCACCCTCGATGCTCGGGAGTTCGCTGAAGCAAAGCTCTACGACACGGTGATCGTGGACACGGCCGGCCGGTTGGCCATCGACGCCGAACTGATGGAGCAGTTGCGCAAGGTGCGCGATGCCGCTTCACCAGATGAGGTGCTGTTCGTCGTTGACGCGATGATCGGACAGGATGCGGTGCGCACCGCCGAAGAGTTCATGAAGAACGTCGGCTTTGACGGTGTCGTGCTCACCAAGCTCGATGGCGACGCTCGTGGTGGAGCTGCGCTCTCGGTGAAGAGCGTCACTGGGGCTCCGATCATGTTCGCGTCCACCGGTGAGAAGCTTGAGGACTTCGAGGTCTTCCACCCTGAGCGGATGGCCAGCCGCATCCTGGACATGGGCGATGTCCTCACGCTGATTGAGCAGGCTGAGCGGGCATTCGACTCCGAGCAGGCAGAGCGACTCTCGGCCAAGGTCGCCAAGGGTGAGGACTTCACCCTTGATGACTTCCTGGAGCAGATGCAGGCCGTCAAGAAGATGGGCTCGCTCTCCAGTGTGCTTGGCATGCTGCCTGGCATGGGCAATATGAAGGCCCAGCTTGACCAGATCGACGATCGCGATCTGGATCGTGTCGCGGCGATCATCCAGTCGATGACCCCCGCGGAGCGCAAGGATCCCAAACTGCTGAATGCCTCCCGGCGGGTGCGCATCGCCAAGGGCTCAGGTACGCAGGTCAGCGAGATCAACAGCCTCATGGAGCGCTTTGCTCAGGCTCAGGTCATGATGAAACAGGCGGGCAAGGGCGGCATGCCAACGATGCCCGGGATGCCTGGCTTTGGCGCTGGCGCTGGAAAGAAGTCCAAGGGTCGGATGGCCAAGCAGGAGCGACCGGCTAAGGGAGCAAAGGGCCGAAGCGGCAACCCAGCAAAGCGGGCGCTCGGTGGTGATCCGGCAACGGCAGGAGCCCCGCCGAATCTGGGCAGTTTGCCCCCTGATCTGAAGAAGATGCTCGGTCAATAGCTGCGCGGACAGGTGTGGTCGCAGATGCACAGGGCATCTGGCAGAATAAGCGGGCAATTGCCGAGCCAGCCGACCCTCTCATCTGCTGACTCGACAGCCCGCAAGGTTTTAGCCCGCTTCTGTGTCCCCACTCAGGAGTGAGCTCGCACCGCCTCACCTAACAGGAGACAAGCCCACCGTGGCCGTAAAGATCAAGCTCAAGCGCCTTGGCAAGACCCATGCACCGCAGTACCGAATCGTCGTTGCTGATGCGCGCACCGCTCGCAATGGCCGTGCTATCGAAGAGATCGGTATCTACCAGCCCCTGCAGAACCCGAGTCTGATCAAGGTTGACTCCGAGCGCGTGCAGTACTGGCTCGGAGTTGGCGCACTGCCAACAGAAGCCGTTGCTGCGATCCTGAAGGTCACTGGTGACTGGCAGAAGTTCAAGGGCCTTCCAGGTGCCGAAGGCACGCTGCAGGTTGCCGAGCCCAAGGTGTCCAAGGTGCTCGTATTCGAAGCAGCTGTTGCCGATGCCGCCAACGAGCCCAAGATCACCAAGAAGCCAAAGCTCGACGTCGCTGCTCCGGCAGCTGCCGTTGTAGTTGAAGAAGTTGCCGCCGAAGCCGTTGTTGAGACCATTGCTGAGGAAGCCGCTGTCGAAGCGGTCATCGACGCAGTGGTCGACGCTGAAGTTGCCGAGGCAGTTGTCGCTGAGGCAGTTGTCGCTGAGGAAGTTGCAGCAGAAGAGACCACATCCTGATGCTCGAAGAGGCTCTGGGCCATTTGGTGCGCGGCATCGTCGACCATCCTGAAGACGTCAATGTCTCTGAAAAGTCCCAGCGTCGTGGTGCCACGCTCAATGTGAGTGTGAATCCTGAAGACATGGGTCGTGTCATCGGTCGCGGTGGACGCACCGCAACGGCACTGCGCAATGTTCTGGCTGCACTCAATGGTGGTCGCGGCGTGCGCATCGATTTCCTCGATGTTGCCGAGCGCTAACTGAAGATGCGCGTCGTTGTAGGCCGCATAGGTAAGCCGCACGGTGTGCGCGGGGTCGTGACGGTCGAGCCTCGCACAGATGAGCCCGATCGTCGGTTCACAACTGGCGCTGAATTTGTTGTTGATGGGTCTGCCCGCCTGTTGAAGGTGGAGCAGACCCATTGGCATTCCGGCCGGCTGCTGCTCACCTTTGAGGGTGTCAATGATCGGGAGGCAGCCGAAGCACTGCGCGGGACCTTGCTGGAGATCGATCGCCCAGTTGACGAAGTGCCCGAGGATCCCGAGGAGTTCTACGACGACACGCTCGAGGGTTGCATTGTCGAACTCATGACTGGTGAGCGCGTGGGGACTGTTCGCGAAGTCGT includes:
- the rimM gene encoding ribosome maturation factor RimM (Essential for efficient processing of 16S rRNA) — translated: MRVVVGRIGKPHGVRGVVTVEPRTDEPDRRFTTGAEFVVDGSARLLKVEQTHWHSGRLLLTFEGVNDREAAEALRGTLLEIDRPVDEVPEDPEEFYDDTLEGCIVELMTGERVGTVREVVHLPSQDLLAITRPELAEVLVPFIHQFVPTVDIASRRIVIDPPSGLLELDAPDADAATPDQQ
- a CDS encoding [protein-PII] uridylyltransferase, which encodes MRADAEFISAREAIVRRPGPFGPGRRTALTEHTDAWLAEVFKASHPLADGVCLVAVGGHGRQELAPGSDVDLVLLHRIDPRRAAAIAQELWYPIWDAGIALDHSVRTVAEARRLASEDIKVILGLLDLRVIAGDVTIGEQLRKAIYADWRATAPKRIGDLRALVDQRKELFGELNTMLEPDIKEAYGGLREATVLRAIAASWITDITHSHWQEGVDYLLDVRDALHQVSHRSSDRLLLQEQDAVAQALGVGDADDLLRGVYTAARAIAYSSDTTWHRVDRLTVRSTRFSMRPVRKGSPERVPLTDGVVVQSGEAVLAIDARPEKDPVLILRAAAAAAQAGIPLAPHTVTRLAQESAPLPDPWTQAARDAFLSLLGAGMPTVQVWEALDQAGVISRLIPGWDVVRAAPQRNALHKYTVDRHLIECVVQASALTRNVDRPDLLLLGALFHDFGKARAGDHSELGATLVASVMKSMGYSAADIGTVSLLVLHHLMLSEIATRRDLDDPATVAYVAERIPDPQILDLLAALTQADAIATGPSMWTAWRRNLVDELVRRTHEAIAGRPLPQLPHLTEDQQLAIAHEGIWVVMADTDDGYELTLAAPDRIGLLATVAGVLAVHRLQVRSAQVMTDGQRAVQVWNVQPIFGDPPGIELLSEELRRAIDGSFDVAERLRKRDEAYSANAKVAAPRIEVIETASERSTVLEVRAHDAPGLLYRITRAIASTDAAITGARVQTLGSDAVDVFFLVDRHGKALSDQHAAAVKVTVLGELLQPLP
- a CDS encoding RNA-binding protein yields the protein MLEEALGHLVRGIVDHPEDVNVSEKSQRRGATLNVSVNPEDMGRVIGRGGRTATALRNVLAALNGGRGVRIDFLDVAER
- a CDS encoding TetR/AcrR family transcriptional regulator, with the protein product MGEPVLVEGPNGRERLLLATERALRAGREIRVAEICKEAKVSAALIYKYFDDREDLIAEGYGRIYRGLVTEDLAGLANFPTEPDELRAAIRNQARQIFSRERDDIRWARLEALSHARINPGVARRIEKIRTELVEEYANVLMSFKGAVFTRDEAATMSVIALGLVLGVTAMSYQELSDEKRDSLAEMWSTMMLATLAKFTE
- a CDS encoding ammonium transporter translates to MESALNTGNTAWLLTSAALVLLMIPGLAFFYGGMVRMKSVLNMLMMVMGALFIVGVLWVLYGYSMAFGASYGSTGLLGNITEFAGLGQLQGAAPVEGYGYPPLAFVAFQAMFACLTVGLIAGAVADRMKFSAWLVFAGIWATLVYFPVAHWVFNLNSETGGWIFKYGVIDFAGGTAVHINAGVAGLALCIVLGKRLGWPRSPMRPHNLTLVMIGAALLWFGWFGFNAGSSTAADDFAAQAFINTFAATCAAAIGWLITEKIRDGHATSLGAASGVVAGLVAITPACAAVSPVGALLLGLIAGVLCALAVGLKYVFKFDDSLDVVGVHLVGGLVGTLLIGFLATDASPTGINGLFYGGGIDQLGKQAVGAGAVLGYSLVITLIIAVILKLVMGIRVTEEQEISGIDVAEHAETGYELGDSGGGGVFAGMGHAASHSEEGSS
- a CDS encoding P-II family nitrogen regulator gives rise to the protein MKLITAIIKPFKLEDVKGALEAAGIHGLTVSEASGFGRQRGHTEVYRGAEYTVDLVPKVRVEVVVDDVDADRVVDAIVGAAQTGRIGDGKVWVSSVEAVVRVRTGERGADAL
- the rpsP gene encoding 30S ribosomal protein S16; amino-acid sequence: MAVKIKLKRLGKTHAPQYRIVVADARTARNGRAIEEIGIYQPLQNPSLIKVDSERVQYWLGVGALPTEAVAAILKVTGDWQKFKGLPGAEGTLQVAEPKVSKVLVFEAAVADAANEPKITKKPKLDVAAPAAAVVVEEVAAEAVVETIAEEAAVEAVIDAVVDAEVAEAVVAEAVVAEEVAAEETTS
- the ffh gene encoding signal recognition particle protein — encoded protein: MFGNLSDRLSATFKGLRGKGRLSEADVDATVREIRIALLEADVALPVVREFCATVKTRALEVTASGGLNPAQQVVKIVHEELVVILGGETRTIRYAKKPPTVILLAGLQGAGKTTLAGKLAVALKREGHTPLLVAADLQRPNAVDQLKVVAQRAGVAVFAPEPGSGIGDPVKVTLDAREFAEAKLYDTVIVDTAGRLAIDAELMEQLRKVRDAASPDEVLFVVDAMIGQDAVRTAEEFMKNVGFDGVVLTKLDGDARGGAALSVKSVTGAPIMFASTGEKLEDFEVFHPERMASRILDMGDVLTLIEQAERAFDSEQAERLSAKVAKGEDFTLDDFLEQMQAVKKMGSLSSVLGMLPGMGNMKAQLDQIDDRDLDRVAAIIQSMTPAERKDPKLLNASRRVRIAKGSGTQVSEINSLMERFAQAQVMMKQAGKGGMPTMPGMPGFGAGAGKKSKGRMAKQERPAKGAKGRSGNPAKRALGGDPATAGAPPNLGSLPPDLKKMLGQ